One window of the Rhipicephalus microplus isolate Deutch F79 chromosome 2, USDA_Rmic, whole genome shotgun sequence genome contains the following:
- the LOC142796419 gene encoding uncharacterized protein LOC142796419, with protein sequence MENLKVKELIEICEELGITLGRAKRKQAILEIMKDEGVSAEEVDEAWVDIKARREEAERREVEAREREEAERREAREEAERREAREREERREAREREERREAREREEAERRERREREEAERQERLEMKQIELAILQCSQAPSAASPTIQVSGIRIRDQLPPFVVGEDMAKYLVKFEHVCERNALEQSLWARNLLALLPGEVSDAITCLSREAFESYDEVKEVLLRRYKLSPEAFRQRFRYAKKGNESHVDFAFRLKADLIEWLKGEGVYDDRDKVVECVALEQFYRCIEEDVKLWLQDRLGDVQLNKAAELAEEYYTRRKLHSRAARVEKDERKEGFSRKPDQRKPAPHRNFKKDPSLTKDSVGEGQTEAEKSSEVSTTQALEPENKRKPLICYNCKKEGHIARNCQEKFAFATIRESEKNMRLLEPYLQEIRVNEKTCRALRDSAATMDVVHPSLVSPDDFTGECAWIRQVAEEQSVRLPIATVVIEGPFGKLCTEAAVSAALNDRFPYLFSNNSEQLLKEQGKSFFPNLACMALTRSQARKLSRKLDLVPCGELSSDLVGGSTEPQKGNFPHESCEQSRERPVAGAAGAVCAGGDDVAPLSQSERVATLSPVAESGSELPRVDRETLIRGQREDLSIEALVESQIEARVESQKNAAKVLSKEHYEKSGKKRAFEVDNQVMRLQPPKRNKLEVDWEGPAKVLSKPCDTNYEVQVGRRQHKIYNLMKPNVQHQAVVNQLLKASVEEEAENLSSSEVIEGRSKVIWEQINLEPSLSEGGPEKEDLRKIGSEFEDVFSDRPGNMRVIEHDIELSGEESISSKPYRCSPVQRRKCEPLLVPHRYRRLKVAGY encoded by the coding sequence atggagaaccttaaagtgaaggaactcatcgaaatttgtgaggaactcggcattactttgggccgtgcgaaacgaaagcaagcgatccttgagatcatgaaggatgagggagtgtcggctgaggaagtcgatgaggcctgggtggatattaaagcacgccgtgaggaggctgaaaggcgagaagtagaagctcgcgaacgtgaggaggctgaaaggcgagaagctcgtgaagaggctgaaaggcgcgaagctcgcgaacgtgaagaaaggcgcgaagctcgcgaacgtgaagaaaggcgagaagctcgcgaacgtgaagaggctgaaaggcgcgaacgtcgcgagcgcgaggaggccgagagacaggagcgcctcgagatgaaacaaatagaattggcaatcctacagtgttcgcaggcgcctagcgcagcttctccgacgattcaggtcagcggtattagaattcgggatcaactgccaccgttcgtagtgggcgaggacatggcgaagtatctcgtcaagtttgaacacgtctgtgagcgaaatgctttggagcagtctctttgggcgcggaacctgctagctcttcttcccggcgaagtgtccgacgcgataacttgcttgtcgagggaagcgtttgagagctatgacgaggttaaggaagtgctcttgagacgttataagttgtcacccgaggctttcaggcaaaggttccggtatgctaaaaaggggaatgagtcacacgttgacttcgcgtttcgtcttaaagccgatttgatcgaatggctcaagggcgaaggtgtttatgacgaccgcgataaagtggtggaatgcgttgcattggagcaattctaccgctgcatcgaggaggatgtcaaactttggctgcaggacagacttggggacgtacagttaaacaaggcagctgagttagctgaggagtattatactcgccgaaagttgcatagcagggcagcgcgcgttgaaaaggatgaaaggaaagagggcttttcaaggaaacctgatcaacggaaacccgctccgcaccgtaatttcaagaaggacccgtctcttacgaaggacagtgtaggggaagggcaaacagaagcggagaaatcgagtgaggtttctaccacacaggcattagaaccggaaaacaaacggaagccgctaatctgctacaactgtaaaaaggaagggcacatcgcgagaaactgtcaggaaaagtttgccttcgcaacgatccgagaatcagaaaaaaacatgcggttgttggagccgtatctccaagaaattagggtcaatgagaaaacgtgccgagcacttagagactcagcggcaaccatggacgttgtccatccttcattggtgtctccggatgacttcacaggagaatgcgcgtggatcaggcaagtcgccgaggagcagagtgttcgcttaccaatcgccacggttgtcattgaaggcccgttcggtaagctttgcaccgaagcagctgtgtctgccgcgctaaatgatcgttttccttatctattctccaacaactcagagcagcttctcaaagagcagggcaaatcgttcttccccaacttagcgtgcatggctctcacgcgatcgcaagcgcgaaagctttcgcggaagctggacttggttccatgcggtgaactctcaagtgaccttgtcggcgggtcgacggaaccccaaaaaggaaattttccgcatgagtcatgtgagcagtcacgcgagcggcccgtcgcgggagcggccggcgcggtatgcgctgggggagacgacgtggcgccattgagtcagagcgagagggttgcaacgctctcgcctgtagcggaaagtgggagcgagctgccgagagttgatcgagagacgctcattcgagggcagcgtgaggatctctcgattgaagcgctagtggaaagccaaattgaagcgcgagtggaaagccagaaaaacgcggcaaaagtgctgtcgaaggagcactacgagaaatcggggaagaagcgcgcttttgaagttgataatcaggtaatgcggctgcagccacccaaaaggaacaagcttgaggttgattgggaagggcccgccaaagtattatcgaagccttgcgatacaaattatgaggtgcaagtaggaaggcggcagcacaaaatttacaacttgatgaaacccaatgttcaacatcaagcggtcgtaaatcagctgttgaaggcttcagtggaagaggaagcagaaaatttgagttctagtgaggtgatcgaagggagatcgaaagtaatttgggagcagataaacctagagcctagcttaagtgaaggaggacctgagaaagaggacctgagaaagattggttccgagtttgaagacgtgttttcggaccgccccggaaacatgagggtgatcgaacacgatatcgagctaagcggtgaggagtcaatcagtagcaagccgtatcgttgttcccctgtgcaacgtcgaaagtgtgagccgctcttggtgccgcataggtatcgtcgcctaaaagtggccggttactga